The Bacteroides sp. AN502(2024) DNA segment TTTTCAATGGCACGGGCTATCTTCTTTGCAAACACATGCATAGCAGCCAGGTCTTCATCGCTCAAATCGAAAATATAGTCAACTTCTTGTTTGGGCACTACCAATGTATGTCCCTTTACCAACGGGTTGATATCAAGAAAAGCAAAAAACTTTTCATTTTCTGCCACCTTATAGCAGGGTATCTCGCCTGCGATGATTCTACTGAATATTGTTGCCATAACTTTTATTGATAAATTAAGGCAAGCCCCACACGGAGACCTGCCTTTACGTTAAATTGATATGCTTACTACTTCCAGTGCAATTTTACCTTGTGGAACAGTGATTTCTGCTATATCACCCACTTTCTTGCCAAGCAGACCTTGTGCAATCGGAGTGTTAACGGAAATCTTTCCTTCCTTCAGGTTTGCTTCACTTTCTGAAACGATGGTATAAATCATCTTCATGCCATTCTTTACATTCTTTAGTTCCACCTTATTTAAAATCTGTATGGAATCTGTGTTTAATTTAGATTCATCGATGATTTTTGCATCTGCAATGGTAGCTTTCAATTTGTTGATACGCATTTCAAGCATACCTTGCGCCTCTTTTGCTGCGTCGTATTCAGCGTTTTCAGACAAGTCTCCTTTATCTCTGGCTTCGGCTATTGCCGCCGAGATCTTCGGGCGTTCCACTGTTTCCAGTTCCTTCAGTTCCGCCATCAGTTTCTTGTAACCTTCTTCTGACATATAAGCCATGATGTTTTCCTCCTTTAATTGTGTTAAATGGTCATATAAACAAAAAAGAATTCCAACATGAGTCATGTTGGAACCCTCTCTTCATTATTTCTTTGCAAAGATAGCTCTTTAAGTGATACGTGTCAAGTGAAAAAAGATGCTATGTAACATATTTAAAAGAAATATGCTAAATTATAACAACTTAGAGTAATGACTTGACAGCTGCTTCCAAATTCTTAATATCTTCGCCACGAAGCTTCAATTCGTTGTTGCGATTAATCAAAAAGAGAGATGGAACCTGGCGGACATTATATATGGCTACATTGGTGGAGTAAACTCCATT contains these protein-coding regions:
- the greA gene encoding transcription elongation factor GreA is translated as MAYMSEEGYKKLMAELKELETVERPKISAAIAEARDKGDLSENAEYDAAKEAQGMLEMRINKLKATIADAKIIDESKLNTDSIQILNKVELKNVKNGMKMIYTIVSESEANLKEGKISVNTPIAQGLLGKKVGDIAEITVPQGKIALEVVSISI
- a CDS encoding HIT family protein — protein: MATIFSRIIAGEIPCYKVAENEKFFAFLDINPLVKGHTLVVPKQEVDYIFDLSDEDLAAMHVFAKKIARAIEKAFPCRKVGEAVIGLEVPHAHIHLIPIQKESDMLFSNPKLKLSNEEFKSIAQAINSSL